Genomic segment of Saprospira sp. CCB-QB6:
TCGGTGGCAATGAGCAAACGAACTTCGCCTTCAGCAAAGGCTTTGAGCGCAGCAGTTCGTTCTTGCTGTTCTTTGTCGCCATGCAGACTTCTAGCCTCAATATTTACTTTTTGCATGGCCGCCAACAGCCGTTCTGCCCGCACACGGGTGCGCACAAAGGCCAAAATCTTCTGATTGGGACTTTCTTTATACAAACGCTCCAAGAAAAAGCGTTTATCTTCCATTTCTACAAAGCAAAGGGAGTGGTCAATATTTTTATTGACGGGATCTTTGGGCGAAATCTGAATCCGAATGGGATTAGAAACCAGCGAATAGGCCAGTTTCTTAATTTTTTGGTCAATGGTAGCTGAAAAAAACAGGGTTTGTCGCTTTTGGGGCAGCCGCTGCAAAAGGTCCTGAATATCTTCATAAAAACCAAATTGCAACATTCTATCGGCCTCATCCAAAACCAAGGTCTTTACAGCCTGCAAACGCAATGCGCCCTGAGCTTGTAAGTCGAACAAACGACCAGGCGTAGCGACCAAAATATCAATTCCGCTGGCCAATTTGGCCAATTGCTTATCCTGCTTGCTCCCCCCATAAATAGCCAGGGTTTCAATCCAACTTCCACGAGTTAAATTATGAATAAAGGCCTCAATTTGTTGAGCCAATTCATGCGTAGGCACCATGACTACTACTTTGGGCGCCCG
This window contains:
- a CDS encoding DEAD/DEAH box helicase, with the protein product MKFSRYPFEQILKERLAALEFKRPTDIQYKAIEPILKGQDVLAVAQTGTGKTAAFAIPLAQQLLAGRDQSKGRAPKVVVMVPTHELAQQIEAFIHNLTRGSWIETLAIYGGSKQDKQLAKLASGIDILVATPGRLFDLQAQGALRLQAVKTLVLDEADRMLQFGFYEDIQDLLQRLPQKRQTLFFSATIDQKIKKLAYSLVSNPIRIQISPKDPVNKNIDHSLCFVEMEDKRFFLERLYKESPNQKILAFVRTRVRAERLLAAMQKVNIEARSLHGDKEQQERTAALKAFAEGEVRLLIATDVSARGIDIPNVHLVINYDLPDQAENYVHRVGRTGRGRKRGKAISFCAPREEEMLEKIEDYMGQKIKLLDIPVEDYEATIDLSDSQNYSFKDVMREIQEAEDSRKNRRKKRKK